GACGCCGATGCCGACTGCCTCATCGAATGGGCGGAGCGCGGCGCGCCGGTGCTGCCGGCGCCCGATCTGTGGCTGCACATCCAGGTCGTCGACGGCGGCCGGGCGCTGCGCTTGGAAAGCCATACCCAGGCCGGTGATGAGATAGTTTCGAGCTTGTGTTGATCAACGATAACAATCATTTATAAAAACAACATAAGACGAACTTGAATTAGGGGGCCTAAGCCGTACAGAATACGAGCATCTATGAGAAAAAAACTTTAAGCCAATGCCCAGGCTGATCTTTCTCATCTTCTTCCTGTTCTGCGGCAAGGCCCTCGCCACTGAAGTGCAAGGCGTGCATGCCAACCGCACGCCCAGCGGCTCGCGCCTGGTGTTCGACGTCGTCGGTCCGCTGCAATACACCGTGTCGCGGCTCGACAATCCGCCGCGCTTGATCATCGATTTCAAGGGTGCCAAGGCGCGCCGGCTGCTCAGCCTCGACAGCCAGAGCAGCGGCATCAAGCACATTCGCCAGTTCATGCAGAGCGACCTCGGCCTGCGGGTGGAGATGGAACTGGCACAGCCGGCCGAGGTGAAGGCCGAACTCCTGCCGCCCCTGAATGGCGCTGGCCAGCGCCTGGCGGTGGAGCTCACCAGCGCGCAACGCCGCACCGCGAGCGCGCCTGCGCAGCCGCGCACCCCGGCGCGTGCGCCCGCCGCCAACCCCGCGCCCGCGCCCGCCGAGCCGACCAAGCGCGCCAGCGCGGCGGTCACGGCGGACAGGGATGCCGACAAGACGGCGCCGACGGCGCCCCGCGTCAGGCCGGAGGCCGCGGCTATCCCCGCGGCCCGTGCACGCGCGCAGCGCGAACTGGTGGTCGCGGTCGATGCCGGCCATGGCGGCCAGGACGTCGGCGCCATCGGGCCCAGCGGCACCTATGAAAAGGACATCGTGCTGGCGGTGGCGCGCGAACTCGTGCGCCTGATCAATCGCCAGCCCGGCATGCGCGCGGTGATGACCCGCGATGGGGATTATTTTCTGCCGCTGCGCACGCGCATGGATCGGGCCCGCGCCAAGCGCGCGGACCTGTTCATCTCGGTCCACGCCGACGCGGTACAGGACCGGCGTGTGCAGGGCTCGTCGGTCTACGTGCTGTCGCAGCGTGGCGCCAGCAGCGAAGCGGCCAAATGGCTGGCGGCCAATGAAAACGCCGCCGACCTGGTAGGCGGCGTCAGCCTCGACGACAAGGATCGCATGCTCAAGACCGTGCTGCTCGACCTGTCCCAGGCCGCGTCGCTGGATGCCAGCATCGATCTCGGCAACTCGGTATTGCGCGGCCTGCGCAGCGTCGGCCGTGTACACCATGCGCGTGTACAGTCGGCGGGCTTCATGGTGCTGAAGTCGCCGGACATTCCCTCCATCCTGGTCGAAACCGCGTTCATCTCCAACCCGGTCGAGGAAAAGCGCCTGCGCAGCGAAACCTATCGGCAAAAGCTCGCGCGCGCGATCTTCAACGGCGTGGTGAGCTTCAACGCCACGCGCAGCCGCCCGGTGGCGCGCCCGGTCGAGCGCGTGATGGCCGATGCAGGCGGCAACGATGCGCGTCGTCATCGCGTGTCGCCCGGCGAAACCCTGTCGACCATCGCCGATCGCTACGACGTCAGCATCAACACGCTCAAGCAGGCCAACGACATGGATTCGGAGATGGTGCGCGCGGGTTCCACGCTGCGCATCCCTTGAGCGGGGTCGCCCGAGCGGCGCCCTGATTGCCTACACTACGCGCCATGCAAGCCATGGCGCGTCCCATCCTTCCGCTGTCCGATCTGCTGATCAATCAAATCGCCGCCGGCGAGGTGGTCGAGCGGCCGGCTTCGGTGATCAAGGAACTGGTGGAAAACAGTCTCGATGCGGGCGCCACACGCATCGACATCGATGTCGGCGAGGGCGGTCTTGCCTACATGACGGTCAGCGATGACGGCTCCGGCATGGCCGGCGCCGATATCGCCGCGGCCTTGCGCCGCCATTGGACCAGCAAGATCGCCGAGGTCAGCGATCTCGCGAGCCTCGTATCACTCGGTTTTCGCGGTGAGGCCCTGGCCAGCATCGCGTCGGTCGCCACCATCGAAATCGTGACGCGCCGCCGCGGCGACGCCCATGGCTGGCGCCTCGCGGTGGCGCCCGGCCAGGCGCTCGCCGCGCCGACGCCGCACAAGGCCAATGTCGGTACCCGCATCACGGTCAGCGAGCTGTTTCACAACGTGCCGGCGCGGCGGCGCTTCCTGAAGCGCGCGCGTACCGAGTTCCTGCACATCCAGCAACTGGTGCGGCAACTGGCCTTTGCGCGCCCCGAGGTCATGATGTCGCTCAGCCAGGCCGGCAGCCGCGGACTGCGCCTGGCGCCGGCCGCGCTGGGCGCCGAAGGCGCGCGCTGGCGCAGCCTGTTCGGCGCCGCGTTCGTCGGCGCCGCGCATTACGTGGCGTTGGAGCTCGAAGGCATCGCCGTGCACGGCTGGGTGGGCGGCAGCGCGCAGGCCGACAGTCAGTCCGATGGCCAGTTCCTGTCCTTGAACGGGCGTTACGTGCGCGACCGGCAGCTGGCCCACGCGGTGCGCCTGGCCTACGGAGAGGCTATTCCGGCCGGACGCTTTCCGGTCTACGCACTGGCGGTGAGCGTTGCGCCCTCGGCGGTCGACGTCAACGTGCATCCCGGCAAGCTCGAAGTGCGCTTCGCCGACGTGCGCGCCGTGCATGACGTGCTGTTCGTGGCGGTGCGACGCGCGCTCGAAGCCGATGGCGGCGCGCCGCTGCCGCCGCACGAGCGAGGCATCGCCGAGCGCCCCCTCGAATACGCGCCGGCGCGCGTGCTCGAGGTCGTCACCCAGCGCGCGGCGCCGGCAAGCACGGCCGCACAGCTCGGCGCGGCGCTGGCGCTGGTCGATGAGCGTTATCTCCTGTATCGCGATGGCGACGGTGTGCGTGCACTCGATCTGCGCGCGGCCTGGAGCGCGGTACTGGCGGCGCGGCTCGGCGCCGAAGCGCAAGCGCGGCCGCTGCTGATCCCGGAACGCATCGGGCACGACGCGCCGCTGTGGCGGCAGCGCTCGCCCGCGCTGTTACGCGAGCATGGCTTCGAACTCGATGAGCTCGGCCCGGCCGGTTACGTGCTGCGGGCGGTGCCGCGCGTGCTGCCGGAATTGGCGTGGGCAAGATTTTTCGCGGCGCTCGCGGCGCAGGAGGCGGGTGACGCACGGCGGCAGTTGGCGCAGGCCGCCGCCGCGGCGCTGGAACTCGGCAGCCACGGCCAACCGTCGCGACGCCTCCTGGAACAGCTCGAACAGGGCGCGACCGCCGGCGGCATCGATCTCGGCGCGCTGTCGGTGGCGGTGGACGGCGTCTTGCTTGCGCGTGCCGGGCTGCGTCATGACTGAGGCAGCGACGCCGCTGCTGTTCGTGATGGGACCGACCGGGGCGGGCAAGAGCGCCTTGGCGCTGGCGCTCGCCGAACGCCTGCCGCTGGAAATCGTGAGCGTCGATTCGGCGCAGATCTATCGTGGTTTCGACATCGGCACCGCCAAGCCCCATCCCGCCATACGCCGCCGTGTGCCCCATCACCTGGTGGATATCTGCGCGCCGACCGAGGCCTATTCCGCCGCGCAATTTCGCAGCGATGCGCAGGTCGCCATCGCGGCGATACGCGCGCGTGGCCGCGTGCCGATGCTGGTGGGTGGCACCGGGCTGTACTTTCGCGCGCTCGAACAAGGCCTGTCGGATCTGCCGGCGGCGGATCCCGAGGTGCGCGCGCGGCTCCAGGATGAACTGGCGCGGCTGGGCGCGAACGCGTTGCATGCACGGCTGGCGGTGGTCGACCCCGCTGCGGCGGCGCGTATTCATCCCAACGATCCGCAGCGCCTGCTGCGCGCGCTGGAAGTCCATGCCTTGAGCGGCGTCAGCCAGAGCGAGATGTGGCAGCGTGCGCGCCTTGCCCCCCATGCCGGTCAGATCGTCAAGCTGGTGGTCGCGCCGGGCGAGCGCGGCTGGCTGCACGAGCGCCTGGCGTTGCGATTCAATCTCATGCTCGAGCGCGGGTTGATCAACGAAGTGCGCGCCTTGCGTGACGCCCAGGGCCTCGACGCCGACGCAGCCGCGATGCGCACCGTCGGATATCGCGAAGTGTGGCATTACCTCGCAGGCGATTACGCACTTGCCCACATGATCGAAAGGGGAATCATCTCTACCCGCCAACTGGCGAAGCGCCAACTGACATGGCTGCGCCGGGAGCGGGATTGCACATGGCTCGACAGTCGCGATTCGAGACTATTGGACCGCGCTTTGCTGCATTTGCGAAATCAGAACGTTTTCAAGCGCGTCGTTTCTGATCTAGAGTAGCGCTGCAGCACGTAGATAAGAATTATTACGACCCATGAAACGCCCGCAGACTGGGC
The window above is part of the Pseudomonadota bacterium genome. Proteins encoded here:
- a CDS encoding N-acetylmuramoyl-L-alanine amidase; the encoded protein is MPRLIFLIFFLFCGKALATEVQGVHANRTPSGSRLVFDVVGPLQYTVSRLDNPPRLIIDFKGAKARRLLSLDSQSSGIKHIRQFMQSDLGLRVEMELAQPAEVKAELLPPLNGAGQRLAVELTSAQRRTASAPAQPRTPARAPAANPAPAPAEPTKRASAAVTADRDADKTAPTAPRVRPEAAAIPAARARAQRELVVAVDAGHGGQDVGAIGPSGTYEKDIVLAVARELVRLINRQPGMRAVMTRDGDYFLPLRTRMDRARAKRADLFISVHADAVQDRRVQGSSVYVLSQRGASSEAAKWLAANENAADLVGGVSLDDKDRMLKTVLLDLSQAASLDASIDLGNSVLRGLRSVGRVHHARVQSAGFMVLKSPDIPSILVETAFISNPVEEKRLRSETYRQKLARAIFNGVVSFNATRSRPVARPVERVMADAGGNDARRHRVSPGETLSTIADRYDVSINTLKQANDMDSEMVRAGSTLRIP
- the mutL gene encoding DNA mismatch repair endonuclease MutL, producing MARPILPLSDLLINQIAAGEVVERPASVIKELVENSLDAGATRIDIDVGEGGLAYMTVSDDGSGMAGADIAAALRRHWTSKIAEVSDLASLVSLGFRGEALASIASVATIEIVTRRRGDAHGWRLAVAPGQALAAPTPHKANVGTRITVSELFHNVPARRRFLKRARTEFLHIQQLVRQLAFARPEVMMSLSQAGSRGLRLAPAALGAEGARWRSLFGAAFVGAAHYVALELEGIAVHGWVGGSAQADSQSDGQFLSLNGRYVRDRQLAHAVRLAYGEAIPAGRFPVYALAVSVAPSAVDVNVHPGKLEVRFADVRAVHDVLFVAVRRALEADGGAPLPPHERGIAERPLEYAPARVLEVVTQRAAPASTAAQLGAALALVDERYLLYRDGDGVRALDLRAAWSAVLAARLGAEAQARPLLIPERIGHDAPLWRQRSPALLREHGFELDELGPAGYVLRAVPRVLPELAWARFFAALAAQEAGDARRQLAQAAAAALELGSHGQPSRRLLEQLEQGATAGGIDLGALSVAVDGVLLARAGLRHD
- the miaA gene encoding tRNA (adenosine(37)-N6)-dimethylallyltransferase MiaA, producing the protein MTEAATPLLFVMGPTGAGKSALALALAERLPLEIVSVDSAQIYRGFDIGTAKPHPAIRRRVPHHLVDICAPTEAYSAAQFRSDAQVAIAAIRARGRVPMLVGGTGLYFRALEQGLSDLPAADPEVRARLQDELARLGANALHARLAVVDPAAAARIHPNDPQRLLRALEVHALSGVSQSEMWQRARLAPHAGQIVKLVVAPGERGWLHERLALRFNLMLERGLINEVRALRDAQGLDADAAAMRTVGYREVWHYLAGDYALAHMIERGIISTRQLAKRQLTWLRRERDCTWLDSRDSRLLDRALLHLRNQNVFKRVVSDLE